The DNA window AGTTTTGAATTACAATTTCAAATTTAATGACTTTACATTTCCGGCATTATCTTCGATAATTATTTGGCAATCACCTCTTAAATATGTCGTATTTTCTCTTCTTTTCGATGTAAGCAAATTTCTTTTAGCATCGTATTCCATAAGAATCCATTCTCCGTTTACATTAACATTATAGGATTTAATTCCCGACAAATTATCTCTGATTCTCAATTTCATTTCAGATCCTGTATTGTATATTAATCGAACATAAGGTGCAAGTGTGTCTTGAGCCAATACATAATCACCAAAGTTCCTGGTGCTAAAAGATATTTTATTGCCGTTCCAATTGTTACTTACGAATGACATTCCTCTGTGTAGTTTGCGGTAAACCTGATAAACGTTTATGTATTTAGGATTATTTATTTGCCATTCTACTTTCATATAACTCGACAAAGGTACATTGGCATAATGCAGTGAAAGGCTGGAATCTGAAATTTCATGTTCTAAAAAAAGTGTATCGTGAATGCCCTTGTCATCAAAAGTAATTTTAATTGGGTCAAAGTAGTATTCGGTTTTCTTCTTAGGAAGTATCATATATTTATAGGGGAGAAAATATGTGGAATCTGCCGCTTGAATGGAATCGGGAATTCCCCGGCTTAAATCGTACTTGTAAATATTTGAATTTTGTGTGTAGGAAATGGGCGTCAAACTTGTTTTTTTGTAGAATCCATATACTTCAAGCGTTTTATTAAAATCAACATTGCTCAGCTCCATTCTCAATTCATTGCCCTGCAAATCGTAACTGAATTCCGGTTTTGCGATAAGATTTCTTTGCTCTTTCTCAAGCTTCATTTTCTCTCCTTTAATACTAAATTCCAAGAGCGATACATTTTCATAACTGTCTTTTACAAATACCTGAATTTCGTGTTTCTCACCGTCGGAAATATTGATTGCACCGCGGTCAGCTTTGTAATCGTAAAAAGGCAGGTCATTTCCCGGACTTACATAACATTTATGATACCAATCGCCCCTTTCATATACATCATTATAATCTACATGAAGATTTATTTGCCTGGTAATTAAAATAGGGTAGTGCTTAATTTTCTGTTCAAAATATCTTACACCATCCACCCAAACCTGTACTTCCTGAATGCCGTATTTATTATATGTGCCATTCATTCGGTCATAAGCTTTAATTTCCAAACCTATTTTTCCATAAGCTTTAATGTTCTGATTCACAACATATCTGTTATTCAGATATCCCAATCGGTAGTATTGTTTTGAAAACTTTCCATCAACGCTGGAAATGGCATTTAAAGGTTTTAATGCGATTCGATAAATTCTGGGAGCCTGTTTATCATAGATTTCTTCAAAACCGAAGTCAAGCGGGTTATAAACGTTGTCATTCAAATCGCGAATTTCAAAATGCAAATGCGGTCCTCCTGAAGAACCCGTATTGCCTGAAAATGCAAAGACTTCCCCCTCTTCAATTTTGAGCAGCCCCTCTGTAGGAAAGAGTTCAATATCAAATTTCTTGGCTTTGTATTGTTCATTGGTAACAAAGCGTTCGATTTCCTCTGAAAAATGATCCAAATGACCGTAGTGAGTTACAAAACCATTGGGGTGTGTGATCGCAATACGTTTTCCATAACCGGCAGGGTCAACCGAGATTCTCGAAATATAACCTTCAGCCGCAGCGTATACCGGTAATCCAATTTCCCCATAGGTCTTAATGTCCAATCCACCGTGAAAGTGATTGTTCCTCAACTCACCCATAGAACCGGACAAAAAATTCCGCTCGCCCGGTCGTATAGGAAAGGTGAAATAACCTTTCTCAATAGGCAAAAGGGTAATTGAACTAAGTATTAATAATGCTAAGAGTGCTAGAATGCTATTTAACTTCAAAATCAAGCATTTTTTCATTTTCAAGAAAAGCTTCCAACCGATCTCCTATTTTAACAGGACCAACTCCCGCGGGTGTTCCGGTAAATATTATATCTCCTTTTTTTAAAGTCATGAATTGTGAAACATAGGACAAAATGTATTCAAATGAGTAAATCATTAGTGAAGTATTTCCCTTTTGTTTCTGATCCCCATTAACCTTTAGATTGAAATTTAAGTTCTTAATATTTTGAAACTTCGACTTTGATACAAATGCAGAAATTGGTGCGGAACCGTTAAAACCTTTGGCTAATGCCCAGGGCAGCCCTTTTTCCTTGGCTTTGGATTGCAAATCCCGGGCCGTAAAATCAATGCCTATACCTATTTCATCAAAATAATCACCGGCAAATTCCTCCTTGATGTATTTTCCTTCCTTACTTATTTTTAACAGAATTTCAACTTCATGATGAATATCCTTGCTGTATTCAGGATAATAGAATGGTTCATTGTTTCTTAAAATCGCTGTATCCGGTTTGGTAAATACTACAGGTTCTGAGGGAGTTTCATTATTGAGTTCTTCAATATGAGCAACATAATTTCTTCCAATTGCAATTATTTTCATTAGATATCAGGAATTTTAAGAATCTTTATGCAAAATTAGGAGATACAAAGCAATGTCAAGAATACATTTTATATTTCTTCTGCTATTATTTATTACGGCATGCAAAAAATTGGATTCAGAACAGATATTTCTGAAAAACTCATGTGAAGAATGTAAGAAAACTGTTGAAGATTATTTGCTCTCCTTAAACGGAGTTTATTATGCCAATTTCGATCATGAAAACGAAGTGCTTGTCTTTCACTTTGATCAGGAACGATCAAAACGCGAGGCTGAAATTTGGCTCACCGAAAATGGTTTTATGCAATCCAAAGACACAAGCTATAATTATTATCCGGATTGCTGTCCTGTGATAGATACTCTAAGCAAAAATGAAGAAAAGGGTAATACCACTCCATAACAGAGATATCAGTTGGTTGTCTTTTAATTATCGTGTGCTTTTAGAAGCAAAACGGCCCGAAGTACCCCTTTATGAAAAAATTAAATTTCTGGCCATTTTTTCAAGCAATCTGGATGAGTTTTTTCGAGTGCGATTTGCCAATCTTAAAAGCCTGTACAAGCTAAAAAAGAAGAAGAAATCAGTAGATTTTGATGGACTCAATAAGCAATTGCTCGAAGATATTCTCAATATCGTCAATAAACAACAGGCGGAGTTTGGGGAAATCTATTCGAAAATTGTAATTCCGGAATTAAAAAAGAAAAAAATACATATCTGGGCAGATGAGGGCTTATCCGACCTCAACCAAAGCTCTCTGAATCATTACTTTAAGTCAAAGGTTTTGGCTTTTATCCAACCCACGGAAATTGATCCAAAAGAAAAAAATGGGATTTTTCTAAAAAACAGGGTCTTGTATTTTACCATACGCTTAGAAAGTAAAACTGAAACGGCGCAGGAGCGAATAGTCATCGTTAACATACCTTCCGACGATTTACCTCGATTTGTTGAACTGGCTACCGGAGATGATTCGTATTTGTATATTTTTCTCGATGATATGGTCCGGCTAAGTCTGCCTTTTCTTTTCCCTGATGATAAGATTAAAGGTGTTTGGTCCATCAAATTGAATCGCGATGCCGAGCTTTATATCGATGATGAATTTTCAGGTGATCTGGTTCAAAAAATTTCAAAAAATTTAAATCAGCGAAACATAGGGGCGCCATCAAGATTCTTATACGATTTATCCATGCCGGAGGATGTTTTAAGAATACTTCGCAAATCTCTGGGATTGTCCAAGGATGAATTGGTTGCAGGTGGACGGTATCACAATTTCTATGATTTTTTTGATTTCCCCAATCCGCTTAAGCCCAAATTAGAATACGAAAAATGGAATGCTCTTATCAACCAGAAATTGGAAAAAGCAGATTCTATTTTGGATGCCATTGAAAGGGAAGATCATTTATTACATTTTCCCTATGAAAGCTATGATTATGTATTAAGATTATTCAATGAAGCTGCCAATGACCCCAAAGTCAGGGAAATCCGCACAACCATTTATCGAATTGCTTCCAATTCTTTAATCGCCAATGCTCTTATTTCTGCATGTAAAAACGGTAAGAAGGTGATTGTTTTTATGGAACTCAAAGCGCGATTTGATGAAGAAAATAATATTAAATGGGCCTCTGAAATGGAAAAAGCCGGTGTAAAAATTATTTACAGCATGCCGGGATTAAAAGTCCATGCAAAGGTAGCCTTGTTCATTAGAGATTCAGAAAAATCTTCGGGTCGTATAGCCTTTTTTGGAACTGGAAATTTTAATGAAAAAACAGCGGGACTCTATGCTGATCACGGTTTATTGACTGCAAATGAGGGCATGTGTTCCGAGCTTGAACAATTACTAAAATACCTCCACAAGAAAAAAAAGAATCCAAAACCCGCAAAGTTGCTTATCTCTCAATTTAATATGCAGCCGAAATTTATAGAG is part of the Hyphobacterium sp. CCMP332 genome and encodes:
- a CDS encoding M23 family metallopeptidase, which gives rise to MKLNSILALLALLILSSITLLPIEKGYFTFPIRPGERNFLSGSMGELRNNHFHGGLDIKTYGEIGLPVYAAAEGYISRISVDPAGYGKRIAITHPNGFVTHYGHLDHFSEEIERFVTNEQYKAKKFDIELFPTEGLLKIEEGEVFAFSGNTGSSGGPHLHFEIRDLNDNVYNPLDFGFEEIYDKQAPRIYRIALKPLNAISSVDGKFSKQYYRLGYLNNRYVVNQNIKAYGKIGLEIKAYDRMNGTYNKYGIQEVQVWVDGVRYFEQKIKHYPILITRQINLHVDYNDVYERGDWYHKCYVSPGNDLPFYDYKADRGAINISDGEKHEIQVFVKDSYENVSLLEFSIKGEKMKLEKEQRNLIAKPEFSYDLQGNELRMELSNVDFNKTLEVYGFYKKTSLTPISYTQNSNIYKYDLSRGIPDSIQAADSTYFLPYKYMILPKKKTEYYFDPIKITFDDKGIHDTLFLEHEISDSSLSLHYANVPLSSYMKVEWQINNPKYINVYQVYRKLHRGMSFVSNNWNGNKISFSTRNFGDYVLAQDTLAPYVRLIYNTGSEMKLRIRDNLSGIKSYNVNVNGEWILMEYDAKRNLLTSKRRENTTYLRGDCQIIIEDNAGNVKSLNLKL
- a CDS encoding fumarylacetoacetate hydrolase family protein is translated as MKIIAIGRNYVAHIEELNNETPSEPVVFTKPDTAILRNNEPFYYPEYSKDIHHEVEILLKISKEGKYIKEEFAGDYFDEIGIGIDFTARDLQSKAKEKGLPWALAKGFNGSAPISAFVSKSKFQNIKNLNFNLKVNGDQKQKGNTSLMIYSFEYILSYVSQFMTLKKGDIIFTGTPAGVGPVKIGDRLEAFLENEKMLDFEVK
- a CDS encoding cation transporter; protein product: MDSEQIFLKNSCEECKKTVEDYLLSLNGVYYANFDHENEVLVFHFDQERSKREAEIWLTENGFMQSKDTSYNYYPDCCPVIDTLSKNEEKGNTTP
- the ppk1 gene encoding polyphosphate kinase 1, producing MKKRVIPLHNRDISWLSFNYRVLLEAKRPEVPLYEKIKFLAIFSSNLDEFFRVRFANLKSLYKLKKKKKSVDFDGLNKQLLEDILNIVNKQQAEFGEIYSKIVIPELKKKKIHIWADEGLSDLNQSSLNHYFKSKVLAFIQPTEIDPKEKNGIFLKNRVLYFTIRLESKTETAQERIVIVNIPSDDLPRFVELATGDDSYLYIFLDDMVRLSLPFLFPDDKIKGVWSIKLNRDAELYIDDEFSGDLVQKISKNLNQRNIGAPSRFLYDLSMPEDVLRILRKSLGLSKDELVAGGRYHNFYDFFDFPNPLKPKLEYEKWNALINQKLEKADSILDAIEREDHLLHFPYESYDYVLRLFNEAANDPKVREIRTTIYRIASNSLIANALISACKNGKKVIVFMELKARFDEENNIKWASEMEKAGVKIIYSMPGLKVHAKVALFIRDSEKSSGRIAFFGTGNFNEKTAGLYADHGLLTANEGMCSELEQLLKYLHKKKKNPKPAKLLISQFNMQPKFIELIDREMEHARNNFSAHIIIKLNNLEDPIMIEKLYDASRAGVKIDLIVRGICRLVPNRKGISENIRVIRIVDRYLEHARIFWFKNKGKAEIFMGSADWMKRNLYFRIEVIFPILNKEHKKEIEKNLEIQLSDNFKAVVLDEHQNNVFQDKPERIKTAQKGFYTWLKGRNARNRKKLSDRQEKTS